The genomic segment AAGGGCCAGCCCATGGGCGGCGCGTGCGACTGGAGCTGGGTGAGCTCCATGGCGTATTCCGGCGGCAGCGCGTCCGGAATGGTGGCGAGCAGCTGCGCCACCTTCATCAGCGGGCCCTTCAGGTCCCCGAGGGCCGCGCGCAGCGCCTTGGCATCCTCCTCGCGGGTGCCGCCGCCGAGGATCCGCCCGGAGGCGAGCCGGGCGGCGACCGTGCCCATGCCGGTGCCGACGCGCGCATAGCGCCGCACCCGGCCTGTCAGCCGATTGCCTTCCCGGTCGCGTTCAGGCGGCGTGCGCTCGTCGGTCATGGGCTCCGGTGTCCTTGGGCCGGCTCACACCCCCTCACCCGGCGCCTCACGGCGCCACCCTCTCCCGCGAGGGGAAAGGGTTCGCGCGTGGCACCGCTTGGAGAAATCCCCCTCTCCCCTTGCGGGAGAGGGAGGGGCCCATCGCCGCCAGGCGATGGGAGGGTGAGGGGGTGCCGCATCTCATATTCCACATTCTCATTCCGGCTCGCCCGCCTTCCGGTCCTCCGCCTCCAGCTCGTCGATCATGCGCGAGATCATCGACAGGCCCTTGTTCCAGAAGGCCTTGTCGGAGGCGTCGAGGCCGAAGGGGGCGAGAAGCTCGGTGTGGTGCTTGGAGCCGCCAGCCCTCAGCATGTCGAAATACTTCTCCACGAACCCCTCATGCGCTTCCTCGTAGAGCGCGTAGAGCGAGTTCACCAGGCAGTCGCCGAAAGCATAGGCGTAAACGTAGAAGGGCGAGTGGATGAAGTGCGGAATATAGGCCCAGAAGGTCTCGTAGCCCGGCTTGAGCTCGATGGCCGGCCCGAGGCTCTCCGCCTGCACCTCCATCCAGATCTCGCCGAGCCGCTCCGCCGTCAGCTCGCCCTCGCGCCGTTCGGTGTGCACGCGGCGCTCGAAGACATAGAAGGCGATCTGGCGGACCACCGTGTTCAGCATGTCCTCCACCTTCGAGGCGATCAGCGCCTTGCGCTTCGCCGGATCCGCCGTTTCCTTGAGCAGCGCGCGGAAGGTCAGCATCTCGCCAAACACGCTCGCCGTCTCCGCGAGCGTCAGCGGCGTCTGGGAACGCAGGAGCCCCTGATCGGCGGCCAGCACCTGATGCACGCCATGGCCGAGCTCGTGGGCGAGCGTCATCACGTCGCGCGGACGGCCCTGATAGTTGAGCAGCACATAAGGGTGCGCGCTCGGCACGGTGGGATGGGCGAAGGCGCCCGGGGCCTTGCCGGGGCGCACCGGCGCGTCGATCCAGTGCCTGTCGAAGAACCGCCCGGCGATCTCCGCCATGTCCGGCGAGAAGCCGCCATAGGCGTCGAGCACGATCCGGCGCGCATCGGGCCAGGCGACGGTGCGGGTCTCCTCGTCCGGCAGGGGCGCGTTGCGATCCCAGTGGGCGAGCCGGTCCTTGCCGAGCCATTTCGCCTTCATGGCATAGTAGCGGTGGGACAGCGTCGGGTAGGCCTGAGTGACCGCCTCCACCAGCGCCTCGACCACCTCGCGTTCCACACGGTTCGCCAGATGGCGAGAATCGGCGATGTCCTCGAACCCGCGCCAGCGGTCGGAGATTTCCTTGTCCTTGGCCAGCGTGTTGGTGACGAGGGTGAAGGTACGCAGATTGGCGCCGAGCGTTTGCGCCAGCGCGTCCGAAGCGGCCTTGCGCTTCTCCTCGCGAGGATCGAGCAGCAGGCTCAGCGTCGGCTCGAGCGAGAGCGTCTCGCCGTCGACGGTGAATTCGAGGCTCGCCATGGTCTCGTCGAACAGCCGGTTCCAGGCGCCCCGCCCGGTTACCGACTTCTCGTGGAAGAGCTGCTCCAGCCTGTCGTCGAGCTGGTAGGGTCGCTCCTTGCGCAGATCCCTGAGCCACGGGCCGTAATAGGCGAGGCCGGGATCGGACAGGGCCGCATCGAGAACCTGATCGTCGATCCGGTTGATCTCCAGCTCGAAGAACAGGAGATCAGTCGAGACCGTGGTCAGGCGATCCTGGATGTCGCCGAAGAACTTGGCACGCGCGGGATCGGTCGTGTCACCGACATAGTGGAGCTGGGCATAGGAGGCGACGCGCCCGAACAGATCCTCCAGCGCCTCGTAGGCGCGGATCGCATCCGCCAGCCGCGCCCCGCCGCCCTCGCCCGCCGCGATCTCGGCGACGGTGCCGCGATAGCGCTCCGCAAAGCTCGCAGTGTCCGTCGCGATCCGCTCCAGATCGCGCTTGAGCTCCGGCGCGTCGGGCGCCGAATAAAGGTCGTCGAGGGACCATTCCGGCACTGCGCCAAGCCCCTTGTCCTCAACCGTGCGTGCGCCCGCCTCCGCGGACGGGTGAAGCGTAAGCCGACGAACCATGATCACCGTTCCTGAAAACCGTTGTCAGACTATGGGAGACGCAAGCGAGGCCCTGCGGTTCCGTGATCCCCTATATGGGACCGGACAGGCCGCGATCTCAACCGCCAAGCGTGCATGCCTCGCCAAGCAGGACCGTTTGCCGCTATCCTGCAGGCTGGACGTGGCAGTCCGGCAGGGTCGGCCGGCCCCTCCTGCGCAGTGCGGAGGTGGGGTTAAGGCTTTGTTTGCGGTTGCAATCGAGACTGCCTACAGCCGCAGGGACGGACCCTCTCTGAATCTTGAGGGTCACCTTGCGGGGGAGAGAGACAGGTTACTGTTTGGGGGCAAGACAGTCGGACATGGCGCAGGTGATACTCATCGTCGATGACGATCCCGCGCAGCGGCGCATCCTTGAAAGCATGATTCGCCGCTTCGGATACGAAACCCTCGCCGGCGACAGCGGGCAGTCCGCGATCGATATCCTGGCGGGGCCGCAGGGCAAGGATGTCGCCCTGCTCATTCTCGACCTCGAAATGCCGGATATAGACGGCATGGAGGTGCTGGCCTATCTGAGCGCGCACCGCAAGGAGCTACCGGTCATCATCCAGACGGTCCATGGCAGCATCGAGACCGTAGTGAAGGCCATGCGGGCGGGCGCGGACGATTTCGTCGCCAAGCCCGTGAACCCCGAGCGGGTCAAGGTGTCGATCCAGAACCTCATGCGCGTCAATGCCCTGTCGGAGGAGGTCAAGCGGCTCAACCACAAGGCGTCCGGCGAGTTCAGCTTCGAGGACCTGATCGCGGAAAGCCCGGCCATGACCAATGTCGTCCGGCTCGGCCGGCGCGCCGCGCAGTCCAACATCCCGATCCTGATCGAGGGCGAGAGCGGCGTCGGCAAGGAGATGATCGCGCGCGCAATCCAGGGCGAGAGCGAGCGGCGCGGCAAGCCGTTCGTGACCGTCAATTGCGGGGCGATCCCGGAAAACCTGGTCGAGAGCATCCTGTTCGGCCACGAGAAGGGCTCCTTCACGGGCGCGACCGCCAGACACACGGGCAAGTTCGTGGAGGCCAATGGCGGCACGCTGTTCCTCGACGAGGTCGGCGAGCTGCCGGCGGAGGCGCAGGTGAAGCTCTTGCGCGCGCTGCAGGACGGCGAGGTCGACCCCATCGGCGCGCGCCGGCCGGTGAAGGTCAATATCAGGCTGATCTCGGCGACCAATCGCGACATGATCGAAATGGTGAAGGCCGGCACGTTCCGCGAGGATCTCTATTACCGCCTCAACGTCTTCCCGATCACCGTGCCGCCGTTGCGCGAGCGCACTGAGGGCATTCCCGCGCTCGTCAATCATTTCGTCACACGCTTTGCCGCCGAGGAAGGCCGCAAGATCAAGGGGATCGAGGCCAACGCCCTGGAGCTGCTCCGGCACTATTCCTGGCCCGGCAATGTCCGCCAGCTCGAGAACACGGTGTTCCGCGCCATCGTCCTGTGCGAGGGCGACGTGCTGACGGTCGACGACTTTCCCCAGATCGCCGCGCAAGTCGACGGGTTCGAGGCGCGGGTGCCTCCGGCACCGTCGGCGGCTACCTCGGCCTCCGGCCGCGACGGCATCACCGTCTTCGCCAGCGGCGCCCCGGCCGGCGATTCCCCCCTGGTGGGCAATGGCCAGCCGCTCGGCATCCCCGCGGTGACGGAGGGTGGTCATATCCGCACGCTGGAAGAGGTCGAGGCCGACATGATCAGACTCGCACTGGAGCGTTATCACGGACATATGTCCGAAGTGGCCCGCAAGCTCGGCATCGGACGATCCACACTCTACCGGAAGGTGCGCGATCTCGGGCTTGAGGCGAAAATGTAACAGCGCGCCGTTTTCTGCTATGATCACGCGAGGTTGTCTTGCTCGCCATCCGTGGTCGGACTAGCTTGCGCGCGACAGTTGTTTTCAAGGAGGTCATCGTGCTGAGACTGGGCATTCCGGCCGTTTTTATCTCAGTGCTTCTTGCCGGCACCGCGGTCGCAACGCAGGCGAATGCGCAGTCCGCGCAGCGCACGCAGAACTTCTCGGGCCGCGATTGGGAGACGCCGCCGACCCGGCGAAGCGGTCCTGGCATCATGTCGTTCTTCACCTCCCAGGAACGGGTGCGCGGCGACGACCTCTACCGCTCGCGGGGGCGGGCTGTGCGCCAGCGGACAGCACCGCAGGCCAATGCGAACGTGTCCGGCATTCCCGATGTGAAGGACTATGACGGCTACACGCCCGAGCCGCTCGTCGCCCTGCGCGACCGCGCCCTTGAAAGCGATACCGAGCTCGAGCCCCTGCCGGCCGCCGTCCTGGACACGCTGCGCGGTGCCCAGGAGGATGTGACGCTACGGCTGCGCAAGGAGCACCGCCAGCCGGTTCTCGACTTCTACGCCGAGCGCGACTTCGCGCCGCTCTGGGTGGGCGATTACGGCCTCAGCATCCGGGCCCGCCGGCTTCTGGACATGATGGCCAGGGCCGACGAGGAGGGACTGGAGGCCGATCAGTATCTGCCCGCCTCGCTGACGAGCTTCGACGACGACGCCACGCTCATCGTCGACGACGAGGATGCGCTCGCCCGGCTCGACGTCGAGCTGACTATCAAGGCGCTCAGATATGCACACGACGCCTCCGCCGGCCGCGTGGACCCGAACAAGCTGACCCGGTACAACGACCTCAAGCCGCGACCCATCGATGCAACCTCCGCGCTGGCCGAATTCCAGCGCACCGTGCGTCCCGACAGCTATCTTGCCGCGCTGCATCCGACCCATCCCGCCTACAAGGCGATGAGGGCCGCGCTCGCCGAGCTGCGCGCCAATCTCAGCGAATCCGCCGAGCAGGCCCCCATTCCCGAAGGCCGGATCATCCGGCCGGGCATGAGCGATCCGCGCATCGCGCAGATCCGCAAGCGGCTCGAGCGTATGAAGCTTCTTCAGCCCCGGATCGAACCCTCCCGGAACCCGGTCGACTACGTCTCGGCGGAGACCGACGACACCGCGATGGATCCCGACTACGTCTCCATGGATCCGGTTGTCGAGGGGCCTGCAGAGACCGGCGGCACGACCTATGGCGACACGGCCCATAGCGACACAGCCTATGACGACGAGGTCGTGGAGGCTGTGCGCACCTTCCAGAAGCATGCCGGCATCGGGATCGACGGCATTATCGGGCCGCGCACACTTGCCGCCTTCAACAATCGCAGCGACACCAGCAAGATCGAGCAGCTCGTGCTCAACATGGAGCGCATGCGCTGGATGCCGCGCGATTTCGGCGACCGCTATGTGCTGGTCAACCAGCCGGCCTTCGAGTTGCGCGTCTATGACGATGGCGAGGTGATCCATACCGCGCGCGTCGTGGTCGGCAAACCGCGCAACCAGACGCCCGCCTTCTCCGACACGATCCGGATCGTGGAGTTCAACCCGTACTGGAACGTGCCCCAGTCCATCGCCGTGAACGAGATGCTGCCGCAGCTCAGGCGCGATCCGGGCTATCTGGCGCGACAGGGCTATCAGGTGCTCAACAGCAACGGCCATGTCATCAACAGCCGGGCCGTCAACTGGTGGCGCATGGGCGGCAGGAGGCTGCCGGTCCGCATCCGCCAACCCCCGGGGCGCAGCAACGCGCTGGGCGAGGTGAAGTTCCTCTTCCCGAACAAGCATGCCGTCTATCTGCACGACACACCGGCCAAGAAGCTGTTCGAGCGCAATGCCCGCGCCTTCAGCCATGGCTGCGTGCGTGTCCAGAATGCGCGTGAGTTCGCCGATGTTCTCCTCAAGCCGGAAGGCTGGACGCCCAATCGCATCGCACAGGCCATCGGCAATGGCCGCAACCAGAGCCTCAAGCTCGATCACAAGATCAATGTCCACCTCGTCTATCTGACCGCCTGGCCGGACGAGGACGGCGTGATCCGCTATCGCAACGACATTTACGGGCGCGACGCCCGCCTCGAGCGCGCGCTCGGCACCGGCCGCGTCGCGATGCGCTAGGCCTTATCCTTTCGTCATGCCCGGGCTCGTTCCGGGCATGACGGACAGGACATCACCCCCCGCTCCCGCCCATTGCACAGGCTGAATGTCGGCACGCCTCAGGGACGTTCCTGCGCGACCTTCCCTGCGCCCGCGCGCCCGGATGTCGCGCTTCGCCAAATCGCCGCCCCTCCGCCTCATTTGCAACAAGATACGCCCCTATACGCGCTAACCGTGATCGATACACGCAAAACGTGCTTATCGGGTCACGGCAATTCGGGCGGCGGGTTGATGCGTGTCCTTCCCCCGAATCGGTAGTGGCGGTCGGTTTTGGGCTGGAGTTCCGGGTGCCTCCGATGGCTCTCCCTCCCGCCCGGTCTCCGGCCTTCAAAAGAAGCACCAAGACGCGACCGCCATCGCGCTGGAAAGCGGCGGCGGGTTCCCTTGCGCTCCTCCTCCTCCCCCCGCGCAAGGGGCCTGTCGCCGCTTTCCTTTCCCGCAGGAGAGGCGGCGAACCGACAGCCCGAACGCCTTAAGACGCCATTAAACATGATGCCTGAAACTGCATTTCCAGAGCTGCCGTATCTCAGGGGTTGGCTTCATGCGACATCTGGAGATATTGTACGTGGAGAATTGGCCACGTACACGAGGGGAAACTTATCCAAGGAGCGGGGACTCGCCCACCGAGTGGCCTCCCGTATGAGTGTGT from the Kaustia mangrovi genome contains:
- a CDS encoding M3 family oligoendopeptidase, yielding MVRRLTLHPSAEAGARTVEDKGLGAVPEWSLDDLYSAPDAPELKRDLERIATDTASFAERYRGTVAEIAAGEGGGARLADAIRAYEALEDLFGRVASYAQLHYVGDTTDPARAKFFGDIQDRLTTVSTDLLFFELEINRIDDQVLDAALSDPGLAYYGPWLRDLRKERPYQLDDRLEQLFHEKSVTGRGAWNRLFDETMASLEFTVDGETLSLEPTLSLLLDPREEKRKAASDALAQTLGANLRTFTLVTNTLAKDKEISDRWRGFEDIADSRHLANRVEREVVEALVEAVTQAYPTLSHRYYAMKAKWLGKDRLAHWDRNAPLPDEETRTVAWPDARRIVLDAYGGFSPDMAEIAGRFFDRHWIDAPVRPGKAPGAFAHPTVPSAHPYVLLNYQGRPRDVMTLAHELGHGVHQVLAADQGLLRSQTPLTLAETASVFGEMLTFRALLKETADPAKRKALIASKVEDMLNTVVRQIAFYVFERRVHTERREGELTAERLGEIWMEVQAESLGPAIELKPGYETFWAYIPHFIHSPFYVYAYAFGDCLVNSLYALYEEAHEGFVEKYFDMLRAGGSKHHTELLAPFGLDASDKAFWNKGLSMISRMIDELEAEDRKAGEPE
- a CDS encoding sigma-54-dependent transcriptional regulator; amino-acid sequence: MAQVILIVDDDPAQRRILESMIRRFGYETLAGDSGQSAIDILAGPQGKDVALLILDLEMPDIDGMEVLAYLSAHRKELPVIIQTVHGSIETVVKAMRAGADDFVAKPVNPERVKVSIQNLMRVNALSEEVKRLNHKASGEFSFEDLIAESPAMTNVVRLGRRAAQSNIPILIEGESGVGKEMIARAIQGESERRGKPFVTVNCGAIPENLVESILFGHEKGSFTGATARHTGKFVEANGGTLFLDEVGELPAEAQVKLLRALQDGEVDPIGARRPVKVNIRLISATNRDMIEMVKAGTFREDLYYRLNVFPITVPPLRERTEGIPALVNHFVTRFAAEEGRKIKGIEANALELLRHYSWPGNVRQLENTVFRAIVLCEGDVLTVDDFPQIAAQVDGFEARVPPAPSAATSASGRDGITVFASGAPAGDSPLVGNGQPLGIPAVTEGGHIRTLEEVEADMIRLALERYHGHMSEVARKLGIGRSTLYRKVRDLGLEAKM
- a CDS encoding L,D-transpeptidase family protein, which produces MSFFTSQERVRGDDLYRSRGRAVRQRTAPQANANVSGIPDVKDYDGYTPEPLVALRDRALESDTELEPLPAAVLDTLRGAQEDVTLRLRKEHRQPVLDFYAERDFAPLWVGDYGLSIRARRLLDMMARADEEGLEADQYLPASLTSFDDDATLIVDDEDALARLDVELTIKALRYAHDASAGRVDPNKLTRYNDLKPRPIDATSALAEFQRTVRPDSYLAALHPTHPAYKAMRAALAELRANLSESAEQAPIPEGRIIRPGMSDPRIAQIRKRLERMKLLQPRIEPSRNPVDYVSAETDDTAMDPDYVSMDPVVEGPAETGGTTYGDTAHSDTAYDDEVVEAVRTFQKHAGIGIDGIIGPRTLAAFNNRSDTSKIEQLVLNMERMRWMPRDFGDRYVLVNQPAFELRVYDDGEVIHTARVVVGKPRNQTPAFSDTIRIVEFNPYWNVPQSIAVNEMLPQLRRDPGYLARQGYQVLNSNGHVINSRAVNWWRMGGRRLPVRIRQPPGRSNALGEVKFLFPNKHAVYLHDTPAKKLFERNARAFSHGCVRVQNAREFADVLLKPEGWTPNRIAQAIGNGRNQSLKLDHKINVHLVYLTAWPDEDGVIRYRNDIYGRDARLERALGTGRVAMR